The DNA sequence TTCGTTGCACAAGTTGCTGATGTTATGTCAGGTCGAACTGCCCCTATGAATGCAGAGCAGAAAAGAGAAGCAGAGAAAACAATCGTTGGTGAATTTAGTAGTGTCAAGCATGTCAGGGGAAtcctctccatgggaaggtgctCTCTATTTACAACTTCAGCAGACCACTGTCTTCTAACATATCACCTTTGCCTTCTGGTTCTGGCCTAAAATAGATGAACATGTAGTATTTTTCAATGCACTTGAAAACTTCATCAATGGTTATTAAGCTGTTTATTTATTTGGAAAAAGCTTAAGATCACTACTTGTTGTTTTCCATACTTCGATTTATAGTTATGTACATATCCAGAGGAATGCAAGTATGTTGAAATAACAGACCTCTGGAaagcattttttttattagtttcttttTCATGTAAGCTAATAGTTATCTCATAACATGTAAATATTTTCATTCTATCCACAAGGCACTCCGATCCAGACAGCGCTGGCTCTTCCTTTTCTATCCTTCTGGGCAATTCACCACACCTTGATGGCCAGGTGTTTAACACTACATCAAAGCCTTTTATGATCAATATCATCTCTGTCACTGATCGAGATTGGCACATAAAAAATTTCAGTATGCTGTATTCGGGAGGGTCACTAAAGGTGACGATACATTAAGTAAACTAGAGAGGCTTCCAACCCGGAGAGAAGGGATTTTTGTAATGGTATGTATCCACCTGCAAGATTGTTCTTTTATGCGCAAAACCTGTATATTCATTTACTGATTTTAGTGATTTTTTTTCTGTAATCTTTCGTATAATTGTTTAGATATCTGCAAATATCTGGGGAAAGTGTGTTAAATGATGACTTTTGGTTTTTTTATTGCACTGAAGTGTTCATTTGAATAGAGTTTTCTGTTACACTTTGAACAGATTGCTCGTCAACGTCACTGAAATTCGTATTTGAATAAATTTGACTTCATACAATCTATTTATGGTGTGCTTGACAGATGAAGCTCTAACATTCTGTACTTGTGTTTCCTTTTCCCTTTTGTCAGCCGATCGAGCGTATCGACATCCTATCAACTTACTATTATGGTAAAAACTGAACCCCATCCTTCTCCTTTTTCAGTGTTTTGAGAGACCTTTGTAATGCAAATATCCTAAACACAAGATTATATGTGCCATAGGATTTGAAGCAGCAACAGTTCTCAACAGGTTTTATCTGTGCAGATATTGATGTAGAGAGCTGTGAAGCAGAAAAAACTATTCTTCGGAGGAGACTTTCTGAATCAGCATCAGAAGTTGAAAGATGGGTGAGAATCTTACTTACAAATGTTGAAGATAGTTCgtccatatgcatgcttgttcagAAAAATATTACAAGTGGTCAACTGATGTCATTtggtttatttttatttttgcagaGAAGAAAATGCTTTGCTTAATGCTGGAATTAGGTGAATTACTTGCTTGTTGCTTTCGATATTTGCATAAATTTTACAGGGCAGCAACTTACTATATGCATTACAAAAGTAAGGTTGAAAATTCTGTGCTCATGATACTAAAATGCCTAAAAGGATTAGCAGAGTGACCGTATAGTATTGCTAGTATCACACAACAAGCAATCATCCATGGACTTACAAAGTTTGAAATCTCCATCTGTTTTAGTTGACTTGTACAATCCACATAGTTAAAGGCATGCATCTGTTCTAATGCCATGGTACAAGTGAACTGGTAATTTGATCCTTGTGTATATGTTGTACTTGATCATTTTTTATGAGACTAGGTGTGCTAGGTGCTACCACCTAGTTAAGTGACCCAAATGATGAGTTGGGAAATGAGATGGTGGTGGATGGTTGACTGCTGTATAATTGAGCGATGCATGGTCATGACTCATGAGAGGTGGAAGGGTGAGGACCTGGGCCGTGAGGTCGACGCTTGGGCACCAGCGATGATGCTGAGGCTAGATAGGAGAGCACAGCAGGGAATTGGGGAACTAGATTCAATCTATCGCTTGAAGTTTTCCAAATACATGTGGCCTAATATATAAGGCCAAGATACAAATCCATCCTTAATACAAATCAACTAAATTCTAGTCCAGTATGCTAATATCTCTAACGGACAAACCCACTAACTTATCTCCTAAACAAAAGCACCTAGGACTGTAACTCCTGGAGCAACTAACAAACCAACTAACTTATCTCCTAAACAAAAGCACCTAGGACTCTTAACTCGTGCAGCAATTAGCCacatgcatgtgctgcatcCTGATCCTGGACGTCCTCCTTGTGCTTCCTACGGCATTCATACATTCTGCCATACATGACAGGAAATTTGACCACAGTTTAGTTACTTTTTACTGTTTGTGCAACaattaaatttgaccaaaactgCATGAAGTATCTTGTTAGTGATTCACGGCTGCTTCCACTAGTGGCCACTTGACCCTGATTGAAGTGAAGGGAACTCATTTGTCATATTCTTGAATTGCATCTAAGGTGTGCTATGTTCTTCAAATTTTGGAAGATCTTCATCAGTGTAATTAATGTAATTCATTTCAAATACTTTACTCCCCGAAAGTGAGCATGTGCAGTCTGTTTCTCTCCCAGGATATGATCCTCTAAATTGCAGTAGGCCAGGAGCTCAAATGGTTCCATGTGGAACAAAAATCTTATCTCATGAATCAAAACTGAAACAATTACTGCTTGACTCGAGCTTTAGAAACATCAATCTTTGAGATTTTTGACACAGACGACTTGCCCATGTAAACTGTATCTTCTCCATACTCCATAATGCAGGAGCAGGACTACAGGTTCCATCTGGGTCTGGATGGCTGGAGCAGACTACGGACAGTGAAAAGTAACCCTTGAACGTGCATGCTGTGTGCTCTTATACTAGCGAAGTGTTACATGAGTCGATGCTGTCACTGTGATACTGAAGTGGATGGGTCCTAGGTTCCATGTGGATCTTGTTTGTTACATATGATTACATGAGCAGAGTTGTTATATACCGGTTACAATAAACCTCCAATTcgttttccttttttctttatATAAACAATGTATGTATGTTAATTACTGGCACACACATGTAACATCTCAGGGAAAAAAAATTACTAGTGCATGAATGGCTTTAGTGACTATTGGTGATGCACTGTCTGAGGATTGTCTGAAAGACTGAAACTGCGGTTGAACTCTCATGTTGTGGGTTTGTAATGTTCTGCACTGCGCTGTTTGCTGATTTTTATATCATATCATCTCATCTGTGTGCTGTCGTCTTCCTGCATTGATAGTGTACCTTGTCGTCGTCTTCCTTTCATGTGAGTGAGTAGTGGTGCTAACACAGCTGAAAACCAAGCCCGGCCGACTTGAGGCAACATGTCGCTCCATGTCAGGCTCAGGCAGCGACGACCATGCATGCATCTCTCTTGCATGAATGAAACCATGGGAGGACCTTGAGTTGCTCGTGCCCAGCTGGCAGCTGCCCACGGTTTCAAGGAAAAGTTGTTGCGTGTGTGGCCGTTTAACATATCTGCTTTTTTTAAAACTGTGCTAGTTATCTAAAATGTGTGCCCTATGATAGTCCACTGATGCACCTTTTTTTGTTGTAAGGCTGATACACTCCTTATTAGAACTTGTATGCATATTTTCGATAATTATGTTGTTATTGCTTTTTTAAACCCACAATGGCTTACAAAATCACATTGGGTTACAAAACCTTTTAAAAAATAGGCCCAAAAAACACGCAGCCACCAAAAGCAAAAGAACCACATAGACTCCGGTGAGAAGTGGTTATCAAATTGAAGATAAATAAACTTGGTCAGTTGTATTCGGCACGATACTGAATTATGTGTATCCAGCTTTGTAAGATAGCCTAGTATGTATAAAGCTATTGATAACCAACAAAATACTCCCTATGTTCCAAATTATATATAAGTTGCTAGATATAATGTATGTTATATAGCAGATTTTatgtaagaaaaaaaaataaaaaca is a window from the Sorghum bicolor cultivar BTx623 chromosome 5, Sorghum_bicolor_NCBIv3, whole genome shotgun sequence genome containing:
- the LOC8074358 gene encoding peptidyl-prolyl cis-trans isomerase CYP23 encodes the protein MAVLLRRAAAAAAAVLVVAAVCADGASTFYSSDPNLGSARVVFQTNYGDIEFGFFPHVAPKTVEHIFKLVRLGCYNTNHFFRVDKGFVAQVADVMSGRTAPMNAEQKREAEKTIVGEFSSVKHVRGILSMGRHSDPDSAGSSFSILLGNSPHLDGQYAVFGRVTKGDDTLSKLERLPTRREGIFVMPIERIDILSTYYYDIDVESCEAEKTILRRRLSESASEVERWRRKCFA